A DNA window from Xanthomonas campestris pv. campestris str. ATCC 33913 contains the following coding sequences:
- the hpxZ gene encoding oxalurate catabolism protein HpxZ: MSIDTASIDLPEVIAEVTAAFHAYEHALMHDDIAAMDALFHAAPSTVRYGVGEVLYGSEAIRAFRIGRGGSPQRQLVHVAVHGFGQDLATTHAEFVREGSTAHGRQSQTWVRFTDGWKVVAAHVSLQGSHA; encoded by the coding sequence ATGAGCATCGACACGGCCAGCATCGATCTGCCGGAGGTGATCGCCGAGGTCACCGCGGCATTCCATGCGTATGAGCACGCCTTGATGCACGACGATATCGCCGCGATGGATGCGCTGTTCCATGCCGCGCCAAGCACAGTGCGCTATGGCGTGGGCGAAGTGCTGTACGGCAGCGAGGCGATCCGTGCATTTCGCATCGGTCGTGGCGGCTCGCCGCAGCGCCAGCTCGTGCACGTTGCGGTGCACGGCTTCGGCCAGGATCTTGCCACCACGCATGCGGAATTCGTGCGCGAGGGCAGCACCGCGCACGGCCGCCAGAGCCAGACCTGGGTGCGCTTTACCGATGGCTGGAAAGTGGTGGCTGCGCACGTCTCGCTGCAAGGCAGCCACGCATGA
- the hpyO gene encoding FAD-dependent urate hydroxylase HpyO, whose amino-acid sequence MSLAQLEHALQHDLQRLAHGGEPWVRPRVHPAGHVYDVVIVGAGQSGLGAAFALQRERVHNVLVIDENPPGQEGPWVTYARMQTLRTPKQITSIDLGVPTLTFRAWWEAQHGAAGWDALDKIPRGTWMDYLRWYRAALRLPVRNATQLVRIEPDAAPGIHRLHLAMGAPLMARKIILATGIQGGGQWQVPEWITQALPAQRYAHTSGPIDYAALAGKRVGILGGGASAFDNACFALDQGVARAEVFVRRAALPRVNPIRHMEQAGIIPRFAALPDADKYRMMASFFGRNQPPTNDTFQRACAHAGFALHLDAPWLGVEEHNDVVVVRTPQGEHRFDFLAIATGLVTDPRLRPELAALSGRIACWADRYQAPPGQANPVLDAHPYLGPGFELLPRTPDDAAAVDGLFAFNYSALINHGLSAAALSGLKVALPRLARAVADQLFLDDRQAMVEAYLGYDQAEFVGQWPQPTQAVA is encoded by the coding sequence ATGAGCCTGGCTCAACTCGAACACGCGCTGCAACACGACCTGCAACGCCTCGCCCACGGCGGCGAACCCTGGGTGCGCCCGCGCGTGCATCCGGCCGGCCATGTGTACGACGTGGTCATCGTCGGCGCCGGGCAGAGCGGCCTGGGCGCGGCCTTCGCCCTGCAACGCGAGCGCGTGCATAACGTGTTGGTGATCGACGAAAACCCGCCCGGGCAGGAGGGCCCCTGGGTCACCTACGCACGCATGCAGACGCTGCGCACGCCCAAGCAGATCACTTCGATCGACCTGGGCGTGCCCACGCTCACCTTCCGCGCCTGGTGGGAGGCGCAGCACGGCGCCGCCGGCTGGGACGCGCTGGACAAGATTCCGCGCGGCACCTGGATGGACTACCTGCGCTGGTACCGCGCGGCGCTGCGGCTGCCGGTGCGCAATGCCACCCAGCTGGTGCGCATCGAGCCAGACGCCGCGCCCGGCATCCATCGCCTGCACCTGGCGATGGGCGCGCCGCTGATGGCGCGCAAGATCATCCTGGCCACCGGCATCCAGGGCGGCGGCCAATGGCAGGTGCCTGAGTGGATCACCCAGGCCCTGCCGGCGCAGCGCTACGCGCATACTTCCGGCCCCATCGATTACGCCGCATTGGCCGGCAAGCGCGTGGGCATCCTGGGCGGCGGCGCCTCGGCGTTCGACAACGCCTGCTTCGCGCTGGACCAGGGCGTGGCGCGTGCGGAGGTGTTCGTGCGCCGCGCCGCGCTGCCGCGGGTCAACCCGATCCGCCACATGGAACAGGCCGGCATCATTCCACGCTTCGCCGCCCTGCCCGACGCCGACAAGTACCGCATGATGGCCAGCTTCTTCGGCCGCAACCAACCGCCCACCAACGACACCTTCCAGCGTGCCTGCGCGCATGCCGGTTTTGCGCTGCACCTGGACGCGCCATGGCTGGGCGTGGAAGAACACAATGACGTGGTGGTGGTGCGCACCCCGCAGGGCGAGCACCGTTTCGACTTCCTGGCCATCGCCACCGGCCTGGTCACCGACCCGCGGCTGCGCCCGGAGCTGGCCGCGCTGTCCGGGCGCATCGCCTGCTGGGCCGACCGCTACCAGGCCCCGCCCGGCCAGGCCAATCCGGTGCTGGACGCGCACCCCTACCTGGGCCCTGGATTCGAGCTACTGCCCCGCACGCCCGACGATGCCGCCGCGGTGGACGGGCTGTTCGCCTTCAACTATTCGGCGCTGATCAACCACGGCTTGTCTGCAGCGGCGTTATCGGGGCTGAAAGTGGCGCTGCCGCGGCTGGCACGGGCGGTGGCCGATCAGCTGTTCCTGGACGACCGCCAGGCCATGGTCGAGGCCTACCTGGGCTACGACCAGGCCGAATTCGTCGGCCAATGGCCACAGCCCACGCAGGCGGTGGCATGA
- the puuE gene encoding allantoinase PuuE gives MSTARDLVGYGATPPPAQWPGGARIAVQFVINYEEGAENCVLNGDAGSEAFLSEMVGAPSHPGARAMAMESLYEYGSRAGFWRLHRLFSARGVPVTVFGVATALAANPEAVAAMQSADWEIASHGLRWIDYQHVDAATERAHLAEAIALHTQVTGSRPLGWYQGRTSPNTARLVAEEGGFVYDADSYADDVPYYDRRHGRAQLIVPYTLDVNDMKFVAYNGFADGEPFFRYLHDSFEQLRSEGGRMLSIGLHGRIVGKPARAAALARFVDHVLASGDAWVARRIDIARHWLQVHPA, from the coding sequence ATGAGTACGGCGCGCGACCTGGTCGGTTATGGCGCCACGCCGCCGCCGGCGCAATGGCCAGGTGGCGCGCGCATCGCGGTGCAGTTCGTCATCAACTACGAAGAGGGCGCGGAAAACTGCGTGCTCAACGGCGATGCCGGTTCGGAAGCGTTCCTGTCGGAAATGGTCGGCGCGCCGTCGCATCCGGGCGCACGCGCCATGGCGATGGAAAGCCTGTACGAATACGGCAGCCGCGCCGGGTTCTGGCGGCTGCATCGGCTGTTCAGCGCGCGCGGCGTGCCGGTCACCGTGTTCGGTGTCGCCACCGCGCTCGCCGCCAATCCCGAGGCGGTGGCGGCGATGCAATCGGCCGACTGGGAAATCGCCAGCCATGGGTTGCGCTGGATCGACTACCAGCACGTGGATGCAGCCACCGAACGCGCGCATCTGGCCGAGGCCATCGCCCTGCATACGCAAGTCACCGGCAGCCGCCCGCTTGGTTGGTATCAAGGCCGCACCAGCCCCAATACCGCGCGTCTGGTGGCCGAGGAAGGCGGCTTCGTCTACGACGCCGACAGCTATGCCGACGACGTGCCGTACTACGACCGGCGCCACGGCCGTGCGCAGCTGATCGTGCCGTACACGCTCGATGTCAACGACATGAAATTCGTCGCCTACAATGGTTTTGCCGATGGCGAGCCGTTCTTCCGCTATCTGCACGACAGCTTCGAACAGCTGCGCAGCGAAGGCGGGCGCATGCTCTCCATCGGCCTGCACGGGCGCATCGTCGGCAAGCCGGCGCGTGCCGCAGCGCTGGCACGTTTTGTCGATCACGTGCTGGCCAGTGGCGATGCCTGGGTTGCACGCCGCATCGACATCGCGCGTCACTGGCTACAGGTGCACCCGGCATGA
- a CDS encoding pyridoxal-phosphate-dependent aminotransferase family protein yields MAPDLRHLHTFGELDPPQRLLMGPGPVNAHPRVLRAMAADLLGQFDPEMTTYMNEVMALYRPLFGTQNRWTFLVDGTARAGIEAALVSLVQPGDRVLVINFGRFGLLLTEILGRLGADVHTVDAPWGEVVPLAAIAEAIASVAPKLVATVHGDTSTTMAQPLDGLGALCRAAGALSYVDATATIGGMDIASDRWEVDVVTAGLQKCLGGPSGSAPITVSAAAAEAIFARRHVERGIVREDIANGSGPRIASNYFDLAMIMDYWSDKRLNHHTEATTMLYGARECARVALQEGLEARYARHAAAGRAVSAGVRALGLEVFGDDAHRMSNVTGVVIPHGVDSEAVRRRMREDFEIEIGTAFGPLQGRIWRIGAMGYNAMKHKVLLTLAALEAVLRAEGYACTQGLAVEAARAAWHAEPAA; encoded by the coding sequence TTGGCACCTGACCTGCGCCACCTGCACACCTTCGGCGAACTGGATCCGCCGCAACGCCTGTTGATGGGCCCCGGCCCGGTCAATGCGCATCCACGCGTGCTGCGTGCGATGGCGGCCGACCTGCTTGGCCAGTTCGACCCGGAAATGACCACCTACATGAACGAGGTGATGGCGCTGTACCGCCCCTTGTTCGGCACCCAGAACCGCTGGACCTTTCTGGTCGATGGCACGGCGCGCGCCGGCATCGAAGCCGCGCTGGTGTCGCTGGTGCAGCCGGGCGACCGTGTGCTGGTGATCAACTTCGGCCGCTTCGGTTTGTTGCTGACCGAAATCCTTGGCCGGCTCGGCGCCGACGTCCACACCGTGGATGCGCCGTGGGGCGAGGTGGTGCCGCTGGCGGCGATTGCCGAGGCGATCGCAAGCGTGGCACCCAAGCTGGTGGCCACCGTGCACGGCGACACCTCCACCACCATGGCGCAGCCGCTCGATGGCCTAGGCGCGCTATGCCGGGCGGCCGGCGCGCTGAGTTACGTAGACGCCACAGCCACCATCGGCGGCATGGACATCGCCAGCGACCGCTGGGAGGTGGACGTGGTCACCGCGGGGCTGCAGAAATGCCTGGGCGGGCCGTCCGGCTCGGCGCCGATCACTGTCTCTGCCGCGGCAGCGGAGGCGATCTTTGCGCGGCGGCATGTCGAACGCGGCATCGTGCGCGAGGACATCGCCAACGGCAGCGGCCCACGCATCGCCTCGAATTATTTCGACCTGGCGATGATCATGGATTACTGGTCCGACAAGCGCCTCAATCACCACACCGAAGCCACCACCATGCTGTACGGCGCGCGCGAATGCGCACGCGTGGCCTTGCAGGAAGGCCTGGAGGCGCGCTACGCCCGGCATGCGGCTGCCGGCCGCGCGGTCAGCGCCGGCGTGCGCGCACTGGGGCTGGAGGTGTTCGGCGACGATGCGCACCGCATGAGCAATGTCACCGGCGTGGTGATCCCGCACGGCGTCGACAGTGAAGCAGTGCGGCGGCGCATGCGCGAGGATTTCGAAATCGAGATCGGCACCGCGTTCGGCCCGCTGCAAGGCAGGATCTGGCGCATCGGTGCGATGGGCTACAACGCGATGAAGCACAAGGTGCTGCTCACCCTGGCCGCACTGGAAGCGGTGCTGCGCGCCGAGGGCTACGCGTGCACCCAAGGCCTGGCGGTCGAAGCCGCACGCGCCGCCTGGCATGCGGAGCCGGCTGCATGA
- the uraD gene encoding 2-oxo-4-hydroxy-4-carboxy-5-ureidoimidazoline decarboxylase — protein MSVIDANALDTAAFVARYRALFEHSPWVVERAARRRPFDDVFGGLMQVVYDASPDDQLALIRAHPELAGKAAIDRTLTAASAAEQASAGLDRLDEDEFHRFHALNHAYRQRFGFPFVICVRLQDKAGILAELQRRLDAPRNDEIATALAEIGKIVHLRLEALP, from the coding sequence ATGAGCGTGATCGATGCCAACGCGCTGGACACCGCCGCCTTCGTGGCGCGCTACCGCGCGCTGTTCGAGCATTCGCCGTGGGTGGTCGAACGCGCTGCGCGCCGCCGCCCGTTCGACGATGTGTTTGGCGGATTGATGCAGGTGGTGTACGACGCCTCACCCGACGATCAGCTGGCGCTGATCCGCGCGCATCCGGAACTGGCCGGCAAGGCCGCAATCGACCGCACCCTCACCGCCGCCTCCGCCGCCGAGCAGGCCTCGGCCGGCCTGGACCGGCTCGACGAAGACGAATTCCACCGCTTTCACGCACTCAACCATGCCTACCGGCAGCGCTTTGGATTCCCCTTCGTGATCTGCGTGCGCTTGCAGGACAAGGCCGGGATCCTGGCCGAACTGCAGCGTCGCCTGGACGCACCACGCAACGACGAAATCGCCACCGCCCTCGCCGAGATCGGCAAGATCGTGCACCTGCGCCTGGAGGCATTGCCATGA